The nucleotide sequence aggtcatcattaacttcatggctccatctggtcataggtcttccttttctctttttaccacctattgtagcgcttaacatgattttaggcattctaacttgggccattctttagacatgtcctaaccatctaagtctttgtgaTCTTACAACTGCAATTATATTAGGCTCCTTATACAATTCTTCTAACTCCTTGTTTGTTCTTCGTGTCCACTGATTGTTGATTATTTTTTCCCCAAATATCCTTTtaagtatttttctttcccatacttgtaACATTGATTGCTCGGTTTTTGTCATAGTCCAGGTTTCTAAGGCATACGTAACTATTGGTCGTATCACAGTTTTATACTATTTTTTTCCTATAGTAGGCATAAATATGTCCTCTCTACCTATTTTGGCATTGGTATCTCCAAGGACTATTTTGAGATCATATTTGGGGATGCTTTCATATACTTGGTCCAGTAGGTTATAAAACTCTTCCTTTACCTCTAATTCTTTTTCTTCCGTAGGTGCatgaatatttacaaatgatatttTTTGGAATTTTCCCTTTACTCTAAGAACACTAAGTCTATCGGATATTGCTCTGAATTCGACAATTGATGCTCTATAGTTTTTATGTATTAAAAAGCCTGTACCCAGCATTCTATTTTGCCCTCCACTATTAAAGAATAAGTAATCTTCTATTTACTGACTGTATTGCCCTAATTGCTTTGTTTCTTGTAATGCGACGATCTGAAAACTATATCTTTTAAGTTCCAAGTACcatttgttttaattttcctTCTTTGTGACTTCCTCTTATATTCCATGTCGTCATACGTATTACTTcatttgattttattgttttcttttctgtTTCGTCTTTTCCCTCTTGTCTCCTTTTTCTTTGCCGTGTCGTCTTTATAGTATTGTTCTGTCCGTTATTGCTTATTagttttttgaccagttataattTACTTTTTCCAACTTTTCTCTTTCTCTGTTCCATTTCCATACTTCATTATCCAAAATTAACTTTTGATATCCCACCTTAGCAATTTTCCCTTTGGTCTTCTCTTCTTTAGCAGTTGCTCTAATTTTGGATTGTATTTCTCTTTCACGTTTTGTTAGATCATCATTTATGTAAATGCGGTTCGGCAGTTCCTTGAGTTTATGTatgtttttcattattttcatctttTCGTATTTCCTATCCAGTTCGACTAAGTATATTTTATCTCCCAATTTCCTTGcttcatttatttttacttcTATACCCATTTCCTTGTCGATAAATTTTTTTACTGATTCTCTTAATATCTTTGGATTATTTGTAGTTATCGGGATGCCTTGTATAActatatttttccttcttttgtcgCTTTCAAGGTATTGAATTCTCTCGTTGCAACTCATTATTTCTTTCCGCAAATTATTAATTTCTATTAacattttttcattattattcttcATTGCTgatatttcgtttttattttcaatCTGTTCTTTTTTGAGTTCTTTTAGTTTCTCGAAAATCTCCTTCATTTTCTTATCTTGttctttttgttgttttcttatttcttctgtgtcctctttaagattttttaacATAGACATAATTTGCGTTAGCATTTCTTTGTTGGAACCGTCATCTTTTTTTGGAGATCTGGTGGTTTTTTTAGATTGTTGAAAAGCATCCAAAAAATCTGTAGCTTTTCTTTTTCCTGATTCATCTGCTGTAGTTGAATCATCGGAATCATACATTTTGATTACACCGCGATAGAAACTTAACCAATTCTTAACCAATACATCTTCTTTTATCGTAAACACAACGTATTTTTCAATGTATTGCGGATAGTACATGGTGACATAAGGGATATTTAAGTTGTACTACTACTAGTACAATGTGATTCAAAGAAAAACCTCAGCTacttacttttttaatttttttgcagatatatacttttaaaaatgagtaaaaataagaaaaataagcCATTGAGTGAAAAAGAACTGTATGAGTTGATAGAGGCTGGACTTTCTGATGTGGAAGAGTTCTGTGATGAAGAGACTGATGAGATATTGACGTTCGAAGATCTCCAGAGAGACGACGGAATTATCGGTAAGATAATCAACTAGTTATTTTTGCTCATCTGATAAGTTAATTTTAGGTAATGATAATGATACTAACAGTCAAGTAAATGATTTGGAGATAGAATTTTCTGAAAGTGTCACTTCGCAAAGCTCAGCATCCCATGTTGTCAACAACGATTATACTACTTCTCAAGATCTAAAAAGTAAACTAGGCTATGGAGGTTAACTAGTTAATGGAGGAGTTTTTGAAGACACATGATTTAacgaaaaaaagtaaaataacgTGGCGAGAAGATGTCAAATACATAATGCCCACTACTATACAATGGGCACAAAAAACAGAAGCAAATTTTACACACCTAAAATCACCAAtagattatttttataaatattttgatgaCACCTTGTTTGAATACTATGGTTATATACACAAATCTttataaaacgaaataaaaagaTTTGTGGGCATTCATATTATTATGGGAAACCTAAGTTATCCTCGTATAAGACTTTATTGGGACAGCAAACTTTGTGTAAATGTTGTTAAAAATAATATGGCGTacaacagattttcaaaattacgAACCCATCTACATTTTACTGATGCCAATGAACCAAATGACACTGATAAATTTTGGAAAGTTAGAATTCTTTACGACAAAATACGACAAAGGTGTATGCAATTATCACTTGAAACAAAATTATGTATTGACGAACAAATTATTCCGTTCAAGGGACAGTTAAGCCTTAAGCAATATATAAAACGCAAGCCGTGTCCGTGGGGTATAAAACTGTATGCCTTGTGTGGAAATTCCAGTTTACTTTACGACTTCATTTTATACCAAATTCCCTTCATCAACAAGTTTTTTGGTCAAAGTGCAGCTGTCGTAATAAAACTTACGGAAAGAATAACCAATCCAAACCATCAGCTTTATTTCGATAATTATTTTTCTAATTACCAATTATTGCAGTGGCTTCAAAACAGGCATATTTATGCCTCCTGTACTGCCAGAGCAGAACGTTTTGCAAAACCTCGACTTTTACCAGATAAGCTAATAGCTAAAAAAGAACGAGGATTTTCACAAGAAATCATTAGTAATGATGAACAAGTTATAATGACTAGGTGGTTAGATAACAAATGTGTAACCATGGCCTCAAATTTTCAGTCAAAAGGAGAAGATACTTGCAATAGATGGAGCAAAACAGAAAAACAGAAGTATGGGAGGCGTTGACaaattagattttttgatttctaTATATATAGAACTTTCATAAggtctaatgcctggttgcaccaacagatcttaagctccagcttagctaagctctacttatagatagggcctccttgagtatcacttacgttgcaccatcattttagattcttaccttattatcaattatatctatgattatattatggtattcttattgtaatatattataattatattatattaattcttatgatattctcgacttaagcttaggatctgttggtgcaaccgggcataaaaaGTGGATCCTAAGAATGTTTACACATGCTCTTGATTTGGCATGCTGTAACGCATGGCTGGAATATCGAGACGAAGCAAAGTTCCTCAATATAGCCCAACAAGATACTTTTGACCTATTTCATTTTCGTTTGTATATTGCAGAAGCGCTCATACATTGTGGACAAATGGGTAAGAAGCTTGGAAGACCTTCAACTGATAATTCAAACAGTTCATCTCCTCCACCTAGCAAAAAATGGTGTCAAGAATATGGACCTATCAGAGAAGTTCGATTAGATGGTATAGGACACTTTCCTGACTTTGACGATAAACCTACACATTCCCGAACCAGGTGTAAATTGCCAAAATGTGCTGGaaaaacacattttttgcatTAAATGTAAAGTACATCTatgtaaaaaaaacaaaattgttttttattgtaccaCTCAAAGtaatgtaaaataaattttaatacatTCAAATAAAACAtgcttaaattatttttttaccttTGACTCACAGTGTACTACGGGTAGCACATGTTATATGTCAGCTGTCAATAATGTACATAATGTTTAGATCTCCAgacttatatttttctttttagaGTTGCAAGATAAAAATACCCTATCGTCAAAAATATCATCAGATTCGTCATCGGATTCATCGTCAGATTCTGAGTCATCTTCATGCCTTGATTCCAGATCCCGTTCGTCCGAAGTTTCCAGAAATGATCCTTTTTCTGAAGATGATAGCGTTAAAGATCCTAATTTTGATCCGTCACTTGATATTAGCTCTTCGGAACATGAAGAAGACAAGCTACAGTTAcctaaatctaaaaaaaaaaagtagaaacTCGCCAATCTGGAAACATTAAACCAACTAGAAAGAGAATTACAAACCCGGATACGTGGAAAAAGTAGAAAACAAAAGCTGCGAAATAGTGGCAAGAGTATAATTATACGCGTGTGATTAAATCGGAAGATGGCAAAACCGTAAAAAGCAAGGTAACTAAGGAAAAGAGATTCATCTTGCCACCTTGTGGCTTAAAATGCAAGTTAAAATGTTAAGAAAAATATTGCCGGGTCAGCGAGAAAAATTTTTTAACGACTATTGGAATATGCAAGATATTGGAAAGCAAAGGGAATTTATATTATCCAATACGAAAACTGTAACACCGCGTCATAAATACACGAATACACAGAATCCGAGAAAACCGAATAACCccttttttttattaatgataAAGCAATTCGTGTTTGCAAACTGTTTTTCATGGCTACCTTAGCAATTAACCATAAAGTCATCAGTAAAGTTTTGAGAAAGCTAAATTTATGTGACAGCGGCAGGGTATTGGAAAAGGACAAAAGAGGAAGAAATGGTAATCACTATAAAATTagtgaaaatgtaaaaaaaataatgtaaggAATCACATCAACAGTATCCCACGCATTAAAAGCCATTACTGTAGGGCCAACACCAGTAAGGAATATATCGATGTAAGTAAAACGATTGCAGACTTGCACAGAGATTATACCAAACAATGTAATGAGCAGAGCCTTCCCTATGCCAACTACCTATATCATGTATAGTAAAATATTCAATGAAGAATTTAATTTGGCTTTACATTTACCCAAAAAAGATCAGTGTGAAGACTGTGTACAATATAGAAATTGTAATGATGAGCACAAACAGGATATGGATGAAAAATATAACAAACATATAAAAGAGAAGGATTTAAGTAGGAAACAAAAGGAAAAAGATAAGGACAGTGATGACAAAACTAAAGTAGTGATATTTTATTTGCAGGCAGTGTTGCTGTGTACAATCGGAGACGCTTCGAGTTTTTATTACGTATCCAAACTTAACGTATTAAACTTTACTTTATACGATATAAAATGCCACGAAGGCTCATGTTTTATGTGGCATGAAAGGGAGGCTAATAGAGGTGCCAATGAAATTGGTACATCCATTTTAAACTATCTTCAAGATTTAGCCCAACACAATAAGGATGATATTTATTCCGATAATAGTGTTGGGCGAAATAAAAACAGGTTCATAATAGCTATGTTTATCTACGTAATCTCTCACTTGAACATTAACTCTATAacgcacaatttttttatacctGGCCACTCATAAAATGAAGGGGATGCTCAAATAGAGGAGATTAAAAAGTTTAGAAAATCAAGTCCTATATTTTCCCCAGATCAATATGCGTGCATAATTAGGAATTAAAAAAAAGGTACAGCGTATAAACTAAAGAAATTATGTCACACTGACATTTACTATCTTAAAGCTTTAACAGCGGAACTATTTGTCAACCTACCTAATAATGTAAAACTGAAAAATATCAAAATGTATAAGTTGGAAAAAATCACCCtgggatttttttataaaaactcctTTGAACAATCCGATTACAATGAGGTACAAATTATAAATTCAAGAAAATAAATTGATGTTAATAAAATCCAGCTCAAGAAAGCATTTTCTGTAAAACCTGGTATAACCGATGCAAAAAAAAAGAGTTACcgttaattgaaaaaaaaaattgcgtATCCCTTTATTATATTATTGTTACTAAGTACTATACAAAAACTTGTGAACTATTTTTATGTTAATGAAAAAATCCTTTTGTTTCGAGCGTTATTCTGTTTATTTGTACGAAAAGTTGTAAGTAAATTATGTATTATAATACTAAAGTAAATATTTCGTTGATCTCaaactatatttttttgcttttgtGGTTTAATGTCAGACGCTTCCATAATTTGTCTACGATGCAAtcacaaattagaaaaaaaaggACCGTTGTTTTATGGGAAAGACAGTTACATCTGTCAAACTCTCCCTAGCTTTTATTTTCTGGAAATATGTAAGTTAAGAAACCAGAACTGCTAAATCACCAATAATAAAAGGACAGCGTCAGCAAGCTTCACCTCGACCACACCTCGGCGTCACCGagcttataaataaacttttgcaTTGTATAGCGtcactcttattttgcatttaactgTAGTAAGTAGTCCCTTGTCAATAAAGTtctttttaaaaacgttgttctTGGACTTAGAAACTTCactggcgcagtcagtaggattttTCGGGAATTACGTCGCAAAATTACGTTACAAAAATCGAACGATTTCGCGAGTAGTTTTTCGTTTTAACGATTTACCGGAAAACCGAACTTTTTGTGAAAGTGTCCAAGATCAGCTTTAGACAAGGTATCACCAAGACCTGGGGAGAGAACAAGAATCGTCGAACCCTAGAGGCAGTAGATTTTAAGCAGTAGTTCAACGAGACCTGGGAGAAGAACAAAATCGTCGAATCCTATAGGCAGAAATGTTGAAATTCTACATTTTAATGTAAGTGTTTCCtattttttccattttattatTCCATTTTATATTTTCCTATACATATTTGAGAATACTTATAGTCAGAGAGCTAACGACagtaaatgattttttttaagattttatgattttacaaagatttttattttaaataagaaaaatattattattactatatattattatatttttgaaaatattttattattttgaagTTGAAACATATTTTATTGCAAGTTGATATAGTATCTGAATAAAAAGAATAACTatttaatgagtgaaactgaTAGTAAATTAGATTTAAGTAGCCTTGTAGCAgaattaaattcaattttagaaCCAAATAGTAATAAAGATAACGAAATGGCTCAAACAAACTACCAATTGTTAATATTTATTGAAAAccatatttattgaaaatttaataactaattttgctAGCCAAACAGATGGCACTTTGAATACATTTTTACTTCGAGCTATATTAGGTAAATTAAATGGAAGAGCTCAAATGTTAATAGGCTCTAGGACAGAATTAAATACATGGCAACTTGTAAAGAATGCCCTAAATCTTAGTTTTGGAGATCAGAGAGATCTCGATTGCCTTATCCAAGACCTGATAACGTTGAGGCCTTTCAAAAATGAAACCCCTTCTAATTTTGGCATGCGTTGCCAAGAAACACGTAGTTTAGTAGCACAAAAATTAAATACCCTTAATATTAAAGCACCAGAAAAATTAATTAGAATACAAAGTTACGATGACTTATGTTTAAAAACTTACATTAGAGGCTTACCCTTATCGTTACAAACAAATATTAGATTGAGAAACCCAGACAGTTTAGAGAAAGCTATGTGCTTCGTTATCGAAGAAGAGAATTTTCTATATTCGTTACAACGCGGAAATAATTTAAACTCACAAAATTCTTTTAGACCCTCATCGAGACATACTCCTACGAGAAACAATAATTCTAATCAAACTTTTATTCCTAgaaataattttcaacaaaatcgcCCTAATATGAGATTTCCACCTTACCAATATCAAAATATCAGACCGCaataccaaaataataattttaatcctAACAATACTTTTCAACCACACCAAAATCATTTCCGAAAtttcaataataattataattgtaacTTCAATCCAAGAAATTTCGACAATAATAATTCTAATTTTCGACCAAGatacttcaataataataattctaaTTTTCAACAAAGAAATGttaataatcaacctcaaaatcaaaatcaataccAGCCAGAACCGATGGATACAAATTCACGAAATACTTCTTTAAGATCTAAACCACATTTTACTTCCACGcaattatttaatcaacaaataAATAACGATCAAATACAATTCGAAAATCcctttgaaaataataatattcccaCTGATTACGAATATCCGACTCAAAGTTCATTACCCTATTCATTACCGCCTTACGAGAACAATTATGAAACTCAATCCAGTCCCTATCAAACTCAAGACAACACAAATGAAAGATCATATCACAATCCAATTCAAAATGTTGAAAACGTAAATTTTTGCATGAGCCAAGAAAATTACAATCCGACATAATATACTTAAATACAACGATAGCAGATTTACCACATATTATTATACCAGAACTCAATGCCAGATTTTTATTAGATACAGGGTCTTCCAAAAGTTTAATCTCTCCACAGTTAGcgcataaatattataaaaattttatttcttatgaaaattttaatatacagacgGCTCACGGAATTTCTATGCACAATGAAATAATTAATATTCCagcttttaacatttttaaagtaaacCAATACAATaagttttatgtttttaaatttagcgAAAATTTTGATGGATTAATTGGTATagatttattacaaaaattaaaagctTCAATTAATGTCAACACGAGACAAATGAAAACGCCTTATGTAACTATACCCATAATTTTTGAACCcagtaaaaagaatatattatatccCAAATCAACTTTTAATCATACAATAATTATTCCCCCTAGAACTAAGCAAATAGTCAAAATACCGGTAAAATTAAATGAAGGATTAGGTATACTAGAATATAAAAATTTCGGTAAAGGAATCGAAATGCCCAAAGCAGTAGTTaacgttaaaaataattttgctaTAACCACTATTACGAATATGAGCGAATATAAgacaacgttaagtaatattgAACCCTTAGATATAGAACCATTAGATATagtaaatactaattttataaGAAAGATGGAAACTGACGAAGAAACGTCTATTAATGATGATAATATGttaaaaaggaatttaaaaaatataaggataAATCATTgcaacaaagaagaaaaagaattacTAAGAAATCTTTGTTTCCAATATAGAGACATATTTTATTGTGAAGGCATACCCTTAAGTTTTACTAATAGTATTAAACATAAAATTAAAGTTACTGATGATTCTGCAATATATACAAAATCATATCGTTTCCCGGAAGTTCACCGAGAAGAAGTTAAATCccaaataaataagatgttagcAGAAGGTATAATAGAAGACAGCAATTCAGCGTTTTCGAGTCCCATTTGGGTGGTCCCGAAAAAACAAGATGCTACAGGAAAAAGAAAATGGTGTCTAGTAATAGATTACAGAAAGTTAAACCAGAGAACCATAGATGATAAATACCCATTACCAAACATAACagaaattttagataaattaggAAGAGCAAATTATTTTTCGACACTAGATCTTGCAAGTGGCTTCCACCAAATAGAAGTAGACCCACAAGATGTTGAAAAAACAGCCTTTAGTACCCCACAAGGTCACTTTCAATTTAAAAGAATGCCTTTTGGTTTGAAAAATGCACCCTCAACTTTTCAGAGAGTAATAGACAATGTTTTAAGAGGACTAACAGACGAAACATGTATAGTATATTTAgacgatattttaatttatagcaCATCTTTACAAGAGCaccttgaaaaattaaaaatagttttcGAAAGACTTAGAAAAAGTAATTTAAAGGTACAATCAGACAAGTcagaatttttacaaaaaacagtTATGTATTTAGGACATGTAATTACCCCTCAAGGCGTAAAACCAAACCCTGATAAAATCGCCGCCATAAAAAGATTTCCCATTCCAAAAACCCaaactgaaataaaaagctttttagGATTACTAGGTTACTATAGACGATTTataaaagattttgcaaaaattacTAAACCAATGACCAAATGTTTGAAAAAAGGTTCTAAAGTACACCACGATAAAGATTTTATTGACTGTTTTGAAACTTGCAAACAAATATTAACACATGATCCTATTTTACAATACCCAAATTTTAGCGAACCATTTATATTAACGACAGATGCTAGCAATTATGCAATTGGAGCCGTATTATCACAAGGAAATGTACCAAATGATCGACCCATCGCATACGCCTCAAGAACACTAAATAAATCAGAGACAAATTATTCAACTATAGAAAAGGAGCTATTAGCAATTGTATGGGCCTGTAAACATTTTAGACCATACCTTTACggaagaaaatttttcatttacACGGATCACAAACCATTATCTTGGCTTTTTAGTCTAAAGGAGCCAAACTCAAAATTAATACGTTGGCGTCTAAAACTAGATGAATtcgattataaaattatttataaaaaaggaaaacaCAATACAAATGCAGACTGTCTATCTCGCATTACAATTAACGCATTAGAAGATgaatcaataataaataatcctGGAGACGTAGAcgaagatattttaaagtacCTCCAAAATTTTGCAGAGAATCCATTAGACCAACAACCTTCAACAAGTAACAATAACGactcaagaaaaattaacattatttctGATATAAGAATACCTCCAGACAAAATAAATACACAAGACGAAAGCTCAGACGAATCT is from Diabrotica virgifera virgifera chromosome 9, PGI_DIABVI_V3a and encodes:
- the LOC126891045 gene encoding uncharacterized protein LOC126891045, producing the protein MSKNKKNKPLSEKELYELIEAGLSDVEEFCDEETDEILTFEDLQRDDGIIGNDNDTNSQVNDLEIEFSESVTSQSSASHVVNNDYTTSQDLKKLQDKNTLSSKISSDSSSDSSSDSESSSCLDSRSRSSEVSRNDPFSEDDSVKDPNFDPSLDISSSEHEEDKLQLPKSKKKK